The sequence AAATTACCGGGACGTCATCGAGATCGGGATCGGCAGGAACACCGATGTCGCCGCGGCCTGCGCACGGGCGGGCCTCCGGGTCAGGGCCACGGACATCAGGCCTGTCCTGCCTGTCGAGGGGGTGGAGGGCCGGGTGGACGATGTCTTCGCACCCGACCTCCCGTGGTACGAGGGCGCCGACCTCGTCTATGCGGTGCGGCCGGGCGTGGAGATGGTGCCGTCGATGATCGACCTTGCCCGGGCAATCGGCTGCGACCTCGTCGTCTACCACCTGGGCAACGAGATCTATCTGAACGGCGGGGAGGCCATCGACTGCGGCGT comes from Methanofollis sp. and encodes:
- a CDS encoding UPF0146 family protein; this translates as MACEYKRIESLIGAYLSKNYRDVIEIGIGRNTDVAAACARAGLRVRATDIRPVLPVEGVEGRVDDVFAPDLPWYEGADLVYAVRPGVEMVPSMIDLARAIGCDLVVYHLGNEIYLNGGEAIDCGVVLHRYVRA